The genomic region CGACCACCGAGGTCGAGGAGATGGTGCTGTCCTCGGCCGAACGCTCCGACATCGTCATCGACTTCGCGAAGTACCCGATCGGGACGCGGATCGTCCTCACCGACTCGGTGGCCGGCGAGATCCTGCGCTTCGACGTCGTGCGCCGCGCCTCCGACTCCAGCAGGGTGCCCGCCGTCCTGCGCCCGCTGCCCGCGATGCCGTACTCCACTGTGGACCGCGAGGTCGACCTGTTCTACGTCTTCAAGCCCAACGACCGCCCCGACGGCGTGATCAACGGCAAGGTCTTCGACATGGACCGCGTCGACTTCACCATCAAGCGCGGCGCCACCGAGACGTGGCTGATCAAGAGCTCCGACCCCGCCGGCGTCAAGCACAACTTCCACATGCACTTGGTGCAGTTCCGCGTGCTGGAACGCAACGGCGGCGCGCCCCTGCCCAGCGACCTCGGGCTCAAGGACACCATCCCGATCACGGCGGGCGAGACGGTGAAGGTGCAGGCGACCTTCACCGGCCACACCGGCCGCTACGTCTACCACTGCCACTTCCTCGAGCACTCCTGGATCGGCATGATGGCGCAGATGGAGATCGTGCCCTAGGGCCTACTGATCGCGGCGCAGCTCCCACACGACGTCCACACCGATCTCGGCACCGAACCGCGGGTCGCGCGGCGGTGTGCGGCGGTCGACCTCGGTGAACCCGAGCCGCCGCGGCACCGCGCCGCTCGCCACGTTCGCCTCGTCGTGCCAGATCTGCACCCGGCGCACACCGGGCAGTCCGAACGCGAGCTCGACCACCTCCGCGACCGCGCGGGTGACGAGCCCGCGGCCGGTGTGCGCGGGGTGCAGCCAGTAGCCGATCTCCACCAGGTCGTCCTCGCGCCCGGCCGACACGACGCCGACGATCGCGCCGTCGCTCGTGATCGCCTGGTCGAACAACGTCCCGCGAGCCCAACCTTCCACCGCGGCAACGAGAAACGCCTCGGCCGTGGCGTGGTCGTAGGAGTCGGTGGCCCATTCGAGCCACGGTCGCAGGTGCGGCAGCGACTCACGGACCACCCGCACCAGCTCCGGCGCGTCGTCCTCACTCAGCTTCCGCAGCATCCCCATACCGGACTTTGTAGCGCAGGTGCGTGACTTCGCTCCCCTCAATTACCGAGAGCGGGCCCTCCAGCTGATAACCCTTGCCCGGCGCGAAGAACGGCGTTCCCCCGCCGAGCAGCACCGGCACGAGGTCGAGGAAGATCTCGTCGACCAGGCCGGCGTCGATGGCCTGCCGGGCGACCTCGCCGGAGTTCAGGCCGACGCCCTTGTCACCTGCGTGCGACTGCGCGATCTCGATCGCCTTCTCGATGCCGTCGCTGCAGAACGTGAAGTGCTCGTTGTCCTCCAACGGCCGATGGGTGAGCACGACGGTGTGCACGCCCATCGGGT from Lentzea guizhouensis harbors:
- a CDS encoding GNAT family N-acetyltransferase: MLRKLSEDDAPELVRVVRESLPHLRPWLEWATDSYDHATAEAFLVAAVEGWARGTLFDQAITSDGAIVGVVSAGREDDLVEIGYWLHPAHTGRGLVTRAVAEVVELAFGLPGVRRVQIWHDEANVASGAVPRRLGFTEVDRRTPPRDPRFGAEIGVDVVWELRRDQ
- a CDS encoding dihydrofolate reductase family protein, with translation MGKVYTGASTSIDGYVSGPDFSGFDRLFRWYESGDVAFTVPTGAMTVHLTPASAAYFGGLIQATGALVVGRKLYDYTNAWGGQHPMGVHTVVLTHRPLEDNEHFTFCSDGIEKAIEIAQSHAGDKGVGLNSGEVARQAIDAGLVDEIFLDLVPVLLGGGTPFFAPGKGYQLEGPLSVIEGSEVTHLRYKVRYGDAAEAE